The Papaver somniferum cultivar HN1 chromosome 3, ASM357369v1, whole genome shotgun sequence genome includes a region encoding these proteins:
- the LOC113361707 gene encoding auxin-responsive protein SAUR50-like produces the protein MSACIAKCGRIRHIVQLRQLLRRWRQKAALRSYNSSSATKKIPTDVPSGHVAVAVGNSGKRYIVPASHLNHPIFKKLLVQAEEEYGFGNNHGPLAIPCDESLFEEILRFLSRSDSSNSARFFTLDDFQRHCNARLRSTTALDFWSDSRPLLNGHCDKSIW, from the coding sequence ATGTCTGCATGCATAGCCAAGTGTGGCAGGATCCGTCACATTGTTCAACTCAGGCAATTGCTAAGGAGATGGCGCCAAAAAGCAGCATTAAGAAGCTACAACTCCTCCTCAGCAACCAAGAAGATCCCAACAGATGTCCCTTCAGGGCATGTAGCCGTTGCAGTAGGAAACAGTGGCAAAAGATACATTGTACCTGCGAGTCACCTTAACCATCCAATCTTCAAGAAATTGCTAGTTCAggctgaagaagaatatggttttgGTAATAATCATGGTCCACTAGCCATTCCATGCGATGAGTCTCTTTTCGAAGAAATTCTTCGATTTTTATCTAGATCCGATTCGAGTAACTCAGCTCGGTTTTTCACTCTTGATGATTTTCAAAGACACTGTAATGCCAGGTTGAGATCAACAACAGCTCTAGATTTTTGGTCAGATTCTAGGCCACTTCTTAATGGTCATTGTGACAAATCGATCTGGTAA